A region of Plantactinospora sp. BC1 DNA encodes the following proteins:
- a CDS encoding NAD(P)H-dependent glycerol-3-phosphate dehydrogenase, whose amino-acid sequence MSHVAVLGAGSWGTAFAKVLADAGRDVLLWARRPAVAEALRSTRTNPDYLPGLRLPAAVRGTADATEAITGADLVVLAVPAQTLRGNLAEWAGHLEPDSTLVSLMKGIELGTTKRMSEVIVETAGVAADRVVVVSGPNLAAEIAAEQPAATVVACTDTDRATLVQASVNTPYLRPYTNDDVIGCELGGAVKNVIALAYGITTAMGLGDNTRATLITRGLAETARLGVALGADPLTFAGLAGLGDLVATCSSPLSRNRTFGEHLGRGETLEQAQTATRQTAEGVKSCLAIRDLSRAHGVEMPITEQVERVCHEGADPHAAMAVLMSRKPRPE is encoded by the coding sequence ATGAGCCACGTCGCCGTGCTCGGCGCCGGTTCCTGGGGTACCGCCTTCGCCAAGGTGCTCGCCGACGCCGGCCGGGACGTGCTCCTCTGGGCCCGCCGCCCGGCGGTGGCCGAGGCGCTGCGGAGCACCCGGACCAACCCCGACTACCTGCCCGGACTCCGGCTGCCGGCGGCGGTACGCGGCACCGCCGACGCCACCGAGGCGATCACCGGCGCCGACCTGGTGGTGCTGGCGGTGCCGGCGCAGACGCTGCGCGGCAACCTCGCCGAGTGGGCCGGGCACCTCGAACCCGACTCCACGCTGGTATCGCTGATGAAGGGGATCGAACTCGGCACCACCAAGCGGATGAGCGAGGTGATCGTGGAGACCGCCGGGGTGGCGGCGGACCGGGTCGTCGTGGTCTCCGGCCCCAACCTGGCCGCCGAGATCGCCGCCGAGCAGCCGGCCGCGACCGTGGTCGCCTGCACCGACACCGACCGGGCGACCCTGGTGCAGGCGTCGGTCAACACGCCGTACCTGCGCCCGTACACCAACGACGACGTGATCGGCTGCGAGCTGGGCGGGGCGGTCAAGAACGTGATCGCGCTCGCCTACGGCATCACCACCGCGATGGGGCTGGGCGACAACACCCGGGCGACCCTGATCACCCGGGGGCTGGCCGAGACGGCCCGGCTCGGCGTGGCGCTCGGCGCCGACCCGCTCACCTTCGCCGGCCTGGCCGGCCTCGGCGACCTGGTCGCGACCTGCTCGTCGCCGCTCTCCCGGAACCGGACCTTCGGCGAGCACCTGGGCCGGGGCGAGACCCTGGAGCAGGCGCAGACCGCGACCCGGCAGACCGCCGAAGGGGTGAAGAGCTGCCTGGCGATCCGGGATCTCTCCCGGGCGCACGGCGTGGAGATGCCGATCACCGAGCAGGTCGAGCGGGTCTGCCACGAGGGCGCCGACCCGCACGCCGCGATGGCCGTCCTGATGAGCCGGAAGCCGAGGCCGGAGTGA
- a CDS encoding 1-acyl-sn-glycerol-3-phosphate acyltransferase has translation MTRRRLGFWRRFAVSVVKPVLTVWTRRDWRGMEHLPSSGGLIIVVNHLSHFDPLVSAHFIYDSGRWPSYLGKASVFKVPVIGKILLKCRQIPVERGTVDAARSLDALDRAVRSGAAVVIYPEGTTTREPELWPMRGKTGAARLALATGAPVVPIVTWGPQRIFDPRTKKVSLRPRTPVTVVAGPPVDLSRWAGAVPSKPVLDEMTDTIMLRLRDMLAEVRGETPPPLWSAQANRRTEDRA, from the coding sequence GTGACACGGCGCAGGCTCGGGTTCTGGCGACGGTTCGCCGTCTCGGTGGTCAAGCCGGTGCTGACCGTCTGGACGCGCCGCGACTGGCGCGGCATGGAACACCTCCCGTCGTCCGGTGGCCTGATCATCGTGGTCAACCACCTCTCCCACTTCGACCCGCTGGTCTCGGCCCACTTCATCTACGACTCCGGCCGCTGGCCGAGCTATCTGGGCAAGGCGAGCGTCTTCAAGGTGCCGGTGATCGGCAAGATCCTGCTGAAGTGCCGGCAGATTCCGGTGGAGCGCGGCACCGTCGACGCGGCCCGGTCGCTGGACGCGCTGGACCGGGCGGTCCGCTCCGGCGCCGCCGTGGTGATCTACCCGGAGGGGACCACCACCCGGGAGCCCGAGCTGTGGCCGATGCGCGGCAAGACCGGTGCCGCCCGGCTCGCCCTGGCCACCGGCGCCCCGGTGGTGCCGATCGTGACCTGGGGGCCACAGCGGATCTTCGACCCCCGGACGAAGAAGGTCAGCCTCCGGCCGCGTACCCCGGTGACGGTGGTCGCCGGTCCGCCGGTGGACCTGAGCCGGTGGGCCGGTGCGGTGCCGAGCAAGCCGGTACTCGACGAGATGACCGACACCATCATGCTGCGGCTGCGCGACATGCTGGCCGAGGTCCGGGGCGAGACACCCCCGCCGCTCTGGTCGGCGCAGGCGAATCGGCGTACCGAGGACCGGGCATGA
- the cofC gene encoding 2-phospho-L-lactate guanylyltransferase — protein sequence MAERNWTVVVPVKRLGSAKSRLRGALDGVPHELLALALAEDTVEAVLGCPAVREVLVVTGDPEATRTLGRLGARIVPEPPTAGLNPAFARGAAVAADGPVAALTADLPALRPAELAEALRAAGEPPGVRSFVADAPGTGTVLLTAALGATLDPRFGPHSAAAHAASGARPLTAAWPTLRRDVDTPADLRAAVALGLGRQTAALTRRATPAGAKR from the coding sequence GTGGCAGAGCGGAACTGGACCGTGGTGGTGCCGGTCAAGCGCCTCGGGTCGGCGAAGAGCCGGCTGCGCGGGGCGCTCGACGGCGTACCGCACGAACTGCTCGCCCTGGCGCTGGCCGAGGACACCGTCGAGGCCGTACTCGGCTGCCCGGCCGTCCGGGAGGTACTCGTGGTGACCGGTGACCCGGAGGCGACCCGTACCCTGGGCCGGCTCGGCGCCCGGATCGTGCCGGAGCCGCCGACCGCCGGGCTCAACCCCGCGTTCGCCCGGGGCGCGGCGGTCGCCGCCGACGGGCCGGTCGCGGCGCTCACCGCCGACCTGCCGGCGCTGCGCCCGGCCGAACTGGCCGAGGCGCTGCGGGCCGCCGGCGAGCCACCCGGGGTACGCAGCTTCGTCGCGGACGCCCCCGGCACCGGCACCGTACTCCTCACCGCCGCCCTCGGCGCGACGCTGGACCCCCGGTTCGGCCCGCACTCGGCGGCCGCGCACGCCGCCTCCGGCGCCCGGCCGCTCACCGCCGCCTGGCCGACGCTGCGCCGCGACGTCGACACCCCGGCGGACCTGCGGGCCGCGGTCGCGCTCGGCCTCGGCCGGCAGACCGCCGCGCTCACCCGGCGGGCGACACCGGCCGGCGCGAAGCGCTGA
- a CDS encoding cold-shock protein, translating to MQGTVADYDPQTRTGTLLLDDGTRVSFPATAFDASGLRLLRLGQRVRLEHDETGTLVRITLPTFP from the coding sequence ATGCAGGGCACGGTGGCCGACTACGACCCGCAGACCCGCACCGGCACGCTGCTGCTCGACGACGGCACCCGGGTCAGCTTTCCGGCGACCGCGTTCGACGCCTCCGGCCTGCGGCTGCTCCGCCTCGGCCAACGGGTCCGGCTGGAGCACGACGAGACCGGCACGCTGGTCCGGATCACGCTGCCGACCTTCCCCTGA
- a CDS encoding RNA degradosome polyphosphate kinase: MAGNPEQGRRGVPATGPGSAIPESGLAARPESTEPAAEPAAAPAGPLPPDRFLNRELSWLDFNARVLALAEDPDTPLLERAKFLAIFANNLDEFYMVRVAGLKRRLQAGLPVRGGDRMPLSTQLERVSQRAAELVARHAACFVDEVRPKLATEDVAVLHWGELPVAERQRLRTYFREQIFPVLTPLAVDPAHPFPYISSRSLNLAVVVRDSDGGSELFARVKVPNNVPRFVRVERDVPGYRFLPVEDLIAAHLDQLFSGMQVVECHLFRVTRNAEVEVDEDRDEDLLQALERELARRRFGPPVRLEVAASVSDHVLDLLVRELDMDSQDVLRVPGLLDLTALWQVYNESNRPELKDPPFVPATHPRLAEGEVPRSVFATLRDGDILVHHPYHSFSTSVQRFIEQAAADPNVLAIKQTLYRTSGDSPIVDALIDAAAAGKQVVVLVEIKARFDEVANIGWARVLERAGCHVVYGLVGLKTHCKTALVVRQEGNQIRRYCHIGTGNYHPKTARLYEDFGMLTADPEIGADLTDLFNVLTGYSRQTSYRRLLVAPQGIRRGLIERIEGEIDRAREGRRALVQFKVNALVDEAIVDALYRASRAGVRVDLLIRGMCTLRPGVPGLSENVRVRSILGRFLEHSRVFRFGSGDAGAGGSDGAVEFWIGSADLMHRNLDRRVEALVQVTDPAARAALDELLTAAMSPEVEAFDLAGDGCWTRRKGSPEAPLVNLQEALLGRVAGEAK; encoded by the coding sequence CTGGCCGGCAACCCGGAACAGGGCCGGCGCGGCGTGCCGGCCACCGGGCCGGGCAGCGCCATCCCGGAGAGCGGCCTGGCCGCCCGCCCCGAGAGCACCGAACCGGCCGCCGAACCCGCCGCAGCACCGGCCGGGCCGCTGCCACCGGACCGCTTCCTCAACCGGGAACTCTCCTGGCTGGATTTCAACGCCCGGGTGCTGGCCCTGGCCGAGGACCCGGACACCCCGCTGCTGGAGCGGGCCAAGTTCCTCGCCATCTTCGCCAACAACCTGGACGAGTTCTACATGGTCCGGGTCGCCGGGCTGAAGCGACGGTTGCAGGCCGGGCTGCCGGTGAGGGGCGGCGACCGGATGCCGCTGAGCACCCAGCTCGAACGGGTCTCCCAGCGCGCCGCCGAACTGGTCGCCCGGCACGCCGCGTGCTTCGTCGACGAGGTACGCCCGAAGCTCGCCACCGAGGACGTCGCGGTACTGCACTGGGGCGAGCTGCCGGTGGCGGAGCGGCAGCGGCTGCGGACGTACTTCCGGGAGCAGATCTTCCCGGTGCTCACCCCGCTCGCCGTCGACCCGGCGCACCCGTTCCCGTACATCTCCAGCCGGTCGCTGAACCTGGCGGTGGTGGTACGCGACTCCGACGGCGGCTCGGAACTCTTCGCCCGGGTGAAGGTGCCGAACAACGTACCCCGGTTCGTCCGGGTCGAGCGGGACGTGCCCGGCTACCGGTTCCTGCCGGTGGAGGACCTGATCGCGGCCCACCTCGACCAGCTCTTCTCCGGCATGCAGGTGGTGGAGTGCCACCTGTTCCGGGTCACCCGCAACGCCGAGGTGGAGGTCGACGAGGACCGGGACGAGGATCTGCTCCAGGCCCTGGAACGGGAACTCGCCCGGCGCCGCTTCGGCCCGCCGGTACGCCTGGAGGTCGCCGCCTCCGTCTCCGACCACGTCCTCGACCTGCTCGTCCGGGAACTCGACATGGACAGCCAGGACGTGCTGCGGGTGCCGGGGCTGCTCGACCTGACCGCGCTCTGGCAGGTCTACAACGAGTCCAACCGGCCCGAGCTGAAGGACCCGCCGTTCGTGCCGGCCACCCATCCCCGGCTCGCCGAGGGTGAGGTGCCGCGCAGCGTCTTCGCCACCCTGCGCGACGGCGACATCCTGGTGCACCACCCCTACCACTCCTTCTCGACCAGCGTGCAGCGCTTCATCGAGCAGGCCGCCGCCGACCCGAACGTGCTGGCCATCAAGCAGACCCTCTACCGCACCAGCGGGGACTCCCCGATCGTCGACGCGCTGATCGACGCCGCCGCCGCCGGCAAGCAGGTGGTGGTGCTGGTGGAGATCAAGGCGCGCTTCGACGAGGTGGCGAACATCGGCTGGGCCCGGGTGCTGGAGCGGGCCGGCTGCCACGTGGTCTACGGCCTGGTCGGGCTGAAGACGCACTGCAAGACCGCGCTGGTGGTCCGGCAGGAGGGCAACCAGATCCGCCGGTACTGCCACATCGGCACCGGCAACTACCACCCGAAGACCGCCCGGCTCTACGAGGACTTCGGCATGCTCACCGCCGACCCGGAGATCGGGGCGGACCTGACCGACCTGTTCAACGTGCTGACCGGGTACAGCCGGCAGACGTCGTACCGGCGGCTGCTGGTGGCGCCGCAGGGCATCCGGCGCGGCCTGATCGAGCGGATCGAGGGTGAGATCGACCGGGCCCGGGAGGGCCGGCGGGCCCTGGTCCAGTTCAAGGTCAACGCGTTGGTCGACGAGGCGATCGTGGACGCGCTCTACCGGGCCTCCCGGGCCGGGGTCCGGGTCGACCTGCTGATCCGGGGGATGTGCACGCTGCGGCCGGGCGTACCGGGGCTGTCGGAGAACGTCCGGGTCCGCTCGATCCTCGGCCGCTTCCTCGAACACTCCCGGGTGTTCCGGTTCGGCAGCGGGGACGCCGGGGCCGGCGGGTCGGACGGCGCCGTCGAGTTCTGGATCGGCTCCGCCGACCTGATGCACCGCAACCTCGACCGGCGGGTGGAGGCGCTGGTGCAGGTGACCGATCCGGCCGCCCGGGCCGCGCTGGACGAGTTGCTGACCGCCGCGATGAGCCCGGAGGTCGAGGCGTTCGACCTGGCCGGGGATGGCTGCTGGACCCGGCGCAAGGGCAGCCCCGAGGCACCGCTGGTGAACCTCCAGGAGGCGCTGCTGGGCCGGGTCGCCGGAGAGGCCAAATGA